CTTCCGCCCCTTCTTCCAGAGTGTGCGCGGTCCCATCGACGCCACGCTGGCCGGTGTGGAGACGGCGCTGCTGGCCGTGCCCACACCGGCCATGGTGGCGCTGCTCGGCCTCATCGCCTGGCAGTGCGCGGGCCGCGCCGTGGCCATCGGCGCGGTGGTGTCGCTCTTGCTCGTGGCCCTGCTGGGCATCTGGCCCGAGGCCATGGTCACGCTCTCGCTGGTGCTCACCTCGCTGGCTTTCTGTGTGCTCATCGGCCTGCCACTGGGCATCGCGCTCGCGGCCAGCGACCGCGCACAGCGCGTCATGCGGCCGCTGCTCGACGCCATGCAGACCACGCCGGCCTTCGTGTACCTGGTGCCGGTGGTGATGCTGTTCGGCATCGGCAACGTGCCGGGCGTGATCGTCACCATCGTGTTCGCGCTGCCGCCGCTGGTGCGCCTCACCACGCTGGGCATCCGGCAGGTGCGGCCCGATCTGGTCGAGGCCGCGCGCGCCTACGGCGCCTCGCCGTGGCAGCTGCTCACGCAGGTGCAATTGCCGCTGGCCATGCCCTCGATCATGGCCGGCATCAACCAGGCGCTCATGCTCTCGCTGTCCATGGTGGTCATCGCCTCCATGATCGCCGTGGGCGGTCTGGGCCAGATGGTGTTGCGCGGCATCGGCCGCCTCGACATGGGCCTGGCCACCGTGGGCGGGCTGGGCATCGTGCTGCTGGCCATCACGCTCGACCGCATCACCCAGGCCATGGGCCAGCCCCG
This is a stretch of genomic DNA from Hydrogenophaga crocea. It encodes these proteins:
- the proW gene encoding glycine betaine/L-proline ABC transporter permease ProW; the encoded protein is MQTQDPYLQDTTAGDAWSASTQPSGGDWLDAAVADASTSPDATGFALNQLWDGSLPVQDWINTGLAWTVEHFRPFFQSVRGPIDATLAGVETALLAVPTPAMVALLGLIAWQCAGRAVAIGAVVSLLLVALLGIWPEAMVTLSLVLTSLAFCVLIGLPLGIALAASDRAQRVMRPLLDAMQTTPAFVYLVPVVMLFGIGNVPGVIVTIVFALPPLVRLTTLGIRQVRPDLVEAARAYGASPWQLLTQVQLPLAMPSIMAGINQALMLSLSMVVIASMIAVGGLGQMVLRGIGRLDMGLATVGGLGIVLLAITLDRITQAMGQPRRGARHWWQTGPVGLLLRGVHRLVAPPRPAAPAAREPGGVLATRSR